One Aegilops tauschii subsp. strangulata cultivar AL8/78 chromosome 7, Aet v6.0, whole genome shotgun sequence genomic window carries:
- the LOC141026882 gene encoding uncharacterized protein, with translation MVQKEQIGGKARCIRQMDEFRDCLADCGLADIGFSGYPFTWDNKREGGENIQVRLDRATCSTSFMQLFPETKVQHILTKESDHQALLVRVASALAVNTSRRLRPFMYEAAWTRHADYEAMVTSAWEKAHATNERQQGMDAACKQLALMVKAMQTWSREVFGSIKKQISHLKWQLKDAKERAIRTGYRQEIKDLEDQLRDLYEREEIYYKQRSRVDWLQYGDQNTQYFQNRASHRKRKNTIKGLCRDDGTKCTDDDGMREMATAFYA, from the coding sequence ATGGTGCAGAAAGAACAAATTGGAGGCAAGGCTAGATGCATCCGACAGATGGATGAGTTTAGAGACTGTTTAGCTGATTGTGGACTTGCGGATATTGGATTCTCGGGGTACCCATTCACATGGGATAACAAGAGGGAAGGAGGGGAAAATATACAGGTTCGCCTTGATAGGGCAACGTGCTCTACCTCCTTCATGCAGTTGTTCCCGGAGACAAAGGTGCAGCACATTCTGACTAAGGAGTCTGATCATCAAGCATTGCTTGTCCGTGTGGCGTCGGCACTGGCCGTTAACACGTCACGCCGGCTGCGTCCTTTCATGTATGAGGCGGCCTGGACAAGACATGCTGATTACGAAGCGATGGTGACCAGTGCATGGGAAAAAGCGCATGCAACCAATGAGCGGCAGCAGGGGATGGATGCGGCATGTAAACAACTCGCACTCATGGTGAAAGCAATGCAGACTTGGAGCAGGGAGGTATTTGGATCTATAAAAAAACAGATCAGTCATCTCAAGTGGCAGCTGAAAGATGCAAAAGAAAGGGCGATCCGAACGGGTTACAGACAGGAGATTAAGGACTTAGAGGACCAGCTACGCGATCTGTACGAAAGAGAAGAGATTTATTATAAACAACGGTCACGGGTGGACTGGTTACAGTATGGTGACCAAAATACGCAGTACTTCCAGAACCGAGCATCACACAGAAAGCGGAAGAATACCATCAAGGGGCTGTGTAGAGATGATGGGACTAAATGTACTGATGATGATGGCATGAGGGAGATGGCCACAGCTTTCTACGCTTAG